From the Acetomicrobium thermoterrenum DSM 13490 genome, the window AAGTCTGGGGGCCGCACCAGCGACCAACCGCCTCCTCGATCCCTTAAATATTATAGTCATTCCCCTTCCTTGTCCAGTTTCATTAAAAGCCTTGCCTTCTTCCTGACCCTTGTTATAGCATTCTCCGTCTTTTTGTACGGCCATGACAACAGATTCGCAGCGTCTGCGATATTGCCGCTGATTAGGAGGGCCCTTAAAGCCTCCCTCTCCATTGACGTCAACAAATCGAACAGATCTTTCAAAAACTCCTTTTGTTTCAACTTCTCATCCACGTCCAAATCGTCCGATACTTCCGCTGCAGCGTCCAAAGAAACGTAATCCTTCGTCTTGTTTTTTCTCAAGTAGGATATCATGGCATTACGGACGCAGGTTCTTGCAAATGCCGGAAAATGCCCTCTATTTTCATCATATTTTCTAATAGCGTGATATAATCCTATATAACCTTCTTGAACCAAATCTTCTTTCAAATGTGGGTCGCCGTTAGACAGCATAGAAGCCATCTTCAACACTAGAGGCATATAATTGATAAATATTTTGTTCAACCCAATAATGCTCCTTTCATTTCATTGCCGATAGGAGGTCTGATATATGATGACGGATATTATAGAAAAACTGAAGGCCGAAAGCTACAGAAAAAACGATAACGTCGTTATTCCTTTTGAATCTATAAAAAATTTATCGAAGGAGTACAAGACGCCCGTCAAATCGATAGAAATAGAGCTTCTCGAAAACGGCTTAATTCCAGAACGTTACGAGAGAAACATTGGCACTTACGGAATATCTGGACAACTCGTTTTATTAAAGAGCAAAATCCTTATAGTAGGCTGTGGCGGCTTAGGAGGGTGGAACATAGAAATATTGGCACGAGCAGGCGTTGGATATCTGCGATTGGTAGATGGCGATCGCTTCGAACCACACAACCTAAATAGGCAAATCATTGCAACCGAAAATGATCTATATAAACCCAAAGCTCTTATTGCTGCCAAAAGGGTTAAAAATATAAACTCCGGGATTGAAGCGGAAGCTTGTTCGTGCATGTTCGACGAAAGTACAGCCCAAGGGTTGGTGGATGGAATGGATCTAGCTATAGACGCTTTGGATAACAACCGCTCCAGATTCCTTCTTTTCCAGGTCTGCAAAGCAAAAGGAATACCTGTCGTTCACGGCGCCATAGGAGGATTTGTGGGACAACTGAAGGTGGTAATGCCTGGAGAGTCGCATCCCTTGGAAGCTTTTGGTAACGACGCTCCAGACAAAGGAATAGAGGTAAAACTCGGCAACCCTCCCCAAACACCAGCCTTAATAGCTACTTTGCAGGCCAACGAAGCTATTAAGCTACTTTTAAAAAAAGAGGGGTTATTGACAGATCATCTGTTGTGGATCGACCTCGAGCATAACGAATGGATGCGTTTGAAATTATGATTACTCTTTGCGGGACTATCCGCTACAATAATTGCAAAGACCACGTAAAAGGACCTTTAATTTTTTCGATGCTTTTTTCATTTCTTCCAACACTTCTTCATGGGTTAACGGTTTAGCCTCCATCCCTGCAGCATAATTCGCGACGCATGAAATGGCACATACTCTCATGCCCATCTGCCTAGCCACCATGGCTTCCGGAACAGTAGACATGCCCACCACATCTGCTCCCATTATTCGTGCCATTCTGATCTCAGCAGGAGTCTCGAAAGAAGGCCCGCTGAAGGCTATGTATACACCCCGTTTTAACGATATGCCGTTATCGGATGCTATTTTTTCGCAATGCTTCATTAATTCTTCATCGTAAAGAAAGGTCATATCCGGAAACCGCGGCTCAAAACCATCTAAATCTTTTCTTCTCAAAGGATTGACGCCCATGAAGTTTATGTGATCATATGTCAACACCAGATCGCCCGGAGACAGCCCATAATTGATGCCTCCGGAGGCGTTGGTCAATATTAGAGTTTTCACACCAAGCATGCCGCAAACGCGTACAGGAAAAGTCACTTCATCCATGGAATAGCCTTCGTAATAGTGCACCCTCCCATTCATCGTTACGACGTAATTTTTACCTATATTTCCGCAGACCAGCTGCCCGGCATGGCCGGGAACAGTGGATTCGGGCCAAAAGGGAATGTCTTTGTAGGGTATTACTATCGAACTTTCGATTTCTTCGACGAAATCGCCAAGACCGGAACCCAAGACTATAGCCATCTCTGGAGTTTTTGGAATATTTTCCTGCAGAAAATTCACTGCTTCAACTATTTTTTCCCTGTATGTCAAGAATGCTCACTCCTCATTATGTAATATCTAGCGCTTTAAGATCTCAGGAGCCAAAGATATGCCATCCAATTCCCTATCATCAACTCCATAAATATCCGCCAAAGTCTTTCCAAGACAACAAAATCCGTTGCAGGTCCCGAAGTTTCCTGGACGAACCATGTCCCCATAGAATAGCAATGGAACATATTCTCTACTGTGGTCAGTGCTTTTAGTGAGAGGATCATTACCATGATCGGCAGAGATAATCAATAAGTCAGTCGGTCGCATGCCCTCTATAAATGTCACGAGCCAATCGTCGAACTTGAGCAAAGCTTTAGCATAACCGGGAGGATCATTGCGATGACCGTATTTCATGTCGAAGTCAATTAAATTGCAAAATAGCAACCCGTTAAAGTCTTTATCTTGGTACTCCTTAAGGTATTCCATACATTCATCGTTATTAGAGCAGTGTATTGGTTTCGTGATACCACGATTGGCGAAAATGTCATCGAGCTTGCCTAAAGTTATAACGTCATAACCGCTCATCGACAGCTTGTCAAGAAGCGTGTCCTTAGGCGGGGGGAGCGAAAAATCCCTTCTACGCGGTGTTCTGTAAAACTTCCCAGGAGTTCCTGCAAAGGGCCTAGCTATAACGCGAGCCACGCCATTTGGACCCTGCAGTAAATTGCGCGCTATCCTACACCATTCGTATAAGGTTTCAACGGGTACTACATCTTCATGTGCA encodes:
- a CDS encoding phosphopentomutase, translated to MRTFIIILDGYGIGESPDANCYGDEGSNTAYHVALAMGGINLVNLGKLGLPLIVDLPGTAVMWPPLAAVGRLRELSAGKDTTTGHWELSGIILTKPFPTFPKGFPSEVIESFKQAIGRDILGNYPASGTMIIEDLGPEHLKTGCPIVYTSADSVFQIAAHEDVVPVETLYEWCRIARNLLQGPNGVARVIARPFAGTPGKFYRTPRRRDFSLPPPKDTLLDKLSMSGYDVITLGKLDDIFANRGITKPIHCSNNDECMEYLKEYQDKDFNGLLFCNLIDFDMKYGHRNDPPGYAKALLKFDDWLVTFIEGMRPTDLLIISADHGNDPLTKSTDHSREYVPLLFYGDMVRPGNFGTCNGFCCLGKTLADIYGVDDRELDGISLAPEILKR
- a CDS encoding HesA/MoeB/ThiF family protein is translated as MMTDIIEKLKAESYRKNDNVVIPFESIKNLSKEYKTPVKSIEIELLENGLIPERYERNIGTYGISGQLVLLKSKILIVGCGGLGGWNIEILARAGVGYLRLVDGDRFEPHNLNRQIIATENDLYKPKALIAAKRVKNINSGIEAEACSCMFDESTAQGLVDGMDLAIDALDNNRSRFLLFQVCKAKGIPVVHGAIGGFVGQLKVVMPGESHPLEAFGNDAPDKGIEVKLGNPPQTPALIATLQANEAIKLLLKKEGLLTDHLLWIDLEHNEWMRLKL
- a CDS encoding sigma-70 family RNA polymerase sigma factor, yielding MNKIFINYMPLVLKMASMLSNGDPHLKEDLVQEGYIGLYHAIRKYDENRGHFPAFARTCVRNAMISYLRKNKTKDYVSLDAAAEVSDDLDVDEKLKQKEFLKDLFDLLTSMEREALRALLISGNIADAANLLSWPYKKTENAITRVRKKARLLMKLDKEGE
- a CDS encoding purine-nucleoside phosphorylase, which produces MTYREKIVEAVNFLQENIPKTPEMAIVLGSGLGDFVEEIESSIVIPYKDIPFWPESTVPGHAGQLVCGNIGKNYVVTMNGRVHYYEGYSMDEVTFPVRVCGMLGVKTLILTNASGGINYGLSPGDLVLTYDHINFMGVNPLRRKDLDGFEPRFPDMTFLYDEELMKHCEKIASDNGISLKRGVYIAFSGPSFETPAEIRMARIMGADVVGMSTVPEAMVARQMGMRVCAISCVANYAAGMEAKPLTHEEVLEEMKKASKKLKVLLRGLCNYCSG